The proteins below are encoded in one region of Silene latifolia isolate original U9 population chromosome 2, ASM4854445v1, whole genome shotgun sequence:
- the LOC141641525 gene encoding uncharacterized protein LOC141641525, whose amino-acid sequence MCESFNAVLKEVRDKPVLTMMEWMRRYVMKRHYEKREGVKKYEGLVMPYVEEFLNWAKKEADYCDVWASSDKSFEVEYMSKQYVVDLEAQTCSCCHWQLCGLPCQHAIATINHQRANYEDFVHDAYTKDKYMVAYGNLVPPLPGISQWERVGMDDLLPPPHRKLPGRPSMKKRRKEVGEGGITEHPKKQKLQRSCGNCGELGHNVKSCKNPGKETVK is encoded by the coding sequence ATGTGTGAAAGTTTCAATGCTGTTTTGAAGGAGGTAAGAGATAAGCCTGTCTTAACAATGATGGAGTGGATGAGGCGATATGTAATGAAAAGACACTATGAAAAAAGAGAGGGTGTAAAGAAGTATGAGGGCTTGGTAATGCCATATGTTGAGGAGTTTTTGAATTGGGCTAAGAAAGAGGCTGACTATTGTGATGTATGGGCATCATCTGATAAATCCTTTGAGGTAGAGTACATGAGCAAACAATATGTGGTGGATCTTGAAGCACAAACCTGTTCTTGCTGTCATTGGCAATTGTGTGGACTACCATGTCAACATGCTATAGCTACTATCAATCATCAAAGAGCCAACTATGAAGACTTTGTTCATGATGCTTATACAAAGGACAAATACATGGTAGCATATGGAAACCTTGTACCCCCACTGCCTGGGATTAGTCAGTGGGAAAGGGTTGGTATGGATGACCTCTTACCACCTCCACATAGGAAGTTGCCAGGCAGACCTAGTAtgaaaaaaagaaggaaagagGTTGGTGAGGGAGGGATTACAGAGCATCCAAAGAAACAGAAGCTTCAAAGGAGTTGTGGAAATTGTGGAGAATTAGGCCACAATGTCAAGAGTTGCAAGAATCCTGGTAAAGAAACAGTCAAGTAG